Proteins from a single region of Candidatus Parcubacteria bacterium:
- a CDS encoding class III extradiol dioxygenase subunit B-like domain-containing protein (Derived by automated computational analysis using gene prediction method: Protein Homology.) translates to MPLTKAFLVPHSPILIPEIGKSNRPLLRPTIEAYETLKARLKEAEVETLIIISPHGSAQENYFSANAFPTPSGDLKKFGLLAPQKKFNTDLLLLDKIRQATTAPLQLLSAEFLDYATTIPLKLLTDDKPLKIIGLQIAEDLDVSAHLDFGRQLGAVLRAQAKKIALIASGDLSARLKKNSPSGYSPKGAKFDSKIITALDAGDKAAEQLIAIDSKLAEAAGQCGLKPLAILIGALDGCVFEADILSYQTELGIGYLSADLPIKAYEEPGAVVTGGDSQK, encoded by the coding sequence ATGCCTTTAACTAAAGCTTTTTTAGTTCCCCATTCGCCAATTCTAATTCCGGAAATTGGCAAAAGTAATCGCCCTTTATTGCGGCCAACTATTGAAGCTTACGAAACCTTAAAGGCTCGACTTAAGGAGGCCGAGGTAGAAACTTTGATTATTATCTCTCCCCACGGATCGGCTCAAGAAAATTATTTTAGCGCCAACGCCTTCCCGACTCCGAGTGGCGACTTAAAAAAATTTGGTTTATTGGCACCGCAGAAAAAATTTAATACCGATTTACTCTTACTTGATAAGATTCGCCAAGCGACCACCGCGCCCTTACAATTACTGAGCGCTGAGTTTTTAGATTATGCGACCACCATCCCCTTAAAACTGCTCACGGATGACAAGCCTCTAAAAATAATTGGCTTACAAATTGCTGAAGATTTAGATGTTTCCGCTCATTTGGATTTTGGGCGACAGTTGGGAGCGGTCCTGCGCGCGCAAGCGAAAAAAATTGCCTTAATTGCTTCCGGAGATTTGTCGGCGCGGCTTAAAAAAAATTCCCCGAGCGGCTACTCGCCCAAAGGAGCAAAATTTGATAGTAAAATTATCACGGCTCTAGATGCGGGCGATAAAGCTGCCGAACAATTAATCGCCATTGATTCTAAACTGGCAGAAGCCGCGGGCCAATGCGGACTCAAACCTTTAGCCATACTTATTGGCGCCTTAGATGGTTGCGTTTTTGAAGCTGATATCCTAAGCTACCAGACGGAATTAGGAATCGGCTATTTAAGCGCCGATTTACCGATTAAAGCCTATGAAGAACCAGGAGCCGTCGTCACTGGCGGAGATTCTCAAAAATAA
- a CDS encoding DedA family protein (Derived by automated computational analysis using gene prediction method: Protein Homology. GO_process: GO:0055085 - transmembrane transport [Evidence IEA]), translating to MLESLVAWFLGITQGLGYWGIAILMTIESSFIPFPSEVVIPPAAWLAHSGHYNLYLIIIAGVSGSLVGALINYFLALWLGRPLIYRLANYKVSKWLGITPEKIAHSEELFKKNGAKSTFIGRLIPVARQLISLPAGFAKMSLASFILYTVLGAGIWVTILAYLGYFLGANEDLFKRYYAEMQWVILGLAFLWLLYYLIKKKRARSKKPTV from the coding sequence ATGTTGGAATCTTTGGTGGCCTGGTTTCTGGGCATAACTCAGGGCTTAGGGTATTGGGGTATCGCGATCCTAATGACAATTGAAAGTTCTTTTATTCCTTTTCCTTCAGAAGTAGTTATTCCCCCGGCCGCTTGGCTCGCTCATAGTGGACATTATAATTTATATTTGATTATTATTGCCGGAGTTTCAGGCAGTTTAGTGGGAGCTTTGATTAATTATTTTCTCGCCCTCTGGTTAGGACGACCGCTCATTTATCGCCTGGCTAATTACAAAGTATCAAAATGGCTAGGGATAACTCCGGAAAAAATTGCCCATTCCGAAGAACTCTTTAAAAAAAATGGGGCTAAGTCCACTTTTATTGGGCGCTTAATTCCGGTCGCGCGCCAGTTGATTTCTCTGCCAGCTGGTTTTGCCAAGATGTCTCTCGCAAGTTTTATTCTTTATACTGTTTTAGGGGCCGGCATCTGGGTGACAATTTTAGCTTATTTGGGCTATTTTCTAGGAGCGAACGAAGATCTGTTTAAAAGGTATTACGCTGAAATGCAGTGGGTGATTCTCGGCCTAGCTTTTCTCTGGCTCCTCTATTATTTAATTAAGAAAAAAAGAGCGCGTTCTAAAAAACCGACTGTTTAG
- the def gene encoding peptide deformylase (Derived by automated computational analysis using gene prediction method: Protein Homology. GO_function: GO:0042586 - peptide deformylase activity [Evidence IEA]; GO_process: GO:0036211 - protein modification process [Evidence IEA]), whose amino-acid sequence MGNILPIVLHPAPSLREVSKPVSLADLATPEMKQFIADMKATMMAKDGAGLAAPQVGKNIRLIVINDELRKEIITLANPIITKKSWGREIEEEGCLSVLDAKGKNIYGLVSRHKKVNCLYYDEFGQKKKIQGERMISRIIQHEVDHLDGVLFIDKLAE is encoded by the coding sequence ATGGGTAATATCTTACCAATTGTCTTACATCCCGCCCCTTCCTTGCGTGAAGTTTCTAAACCAGTTTCTCTGGCTGATTTGGCGACTCCAGAAATGAAACAGTTTATTGCCGATATGAAGGCGACTATGATGGCTAAAGATGGAGCCGGCTTGGCCGCACCGCAAGTGGGCAAAAATATTCGCCTGATTGTAATTAATGATGAGCTCCGCAAAGAAATAATTACTCTAGCCAATCCGATCATTACTAAAAAATCTTGGGGACGGGAAATTGAAGAAGAGGGTTGCCTATCCGTTTTAGACGCCAAAGGAAAAAACATTTATGGCTTAGTTTCTCGCCACAAGAAGGTTAATTGTCTTTACTACGACGAGTTTGGCCAGAAGAAAAAAATTCAGGGCGAGCGGATGATCTCTCGGATTATTCAGCATGAAGTGGACCATTTAGATGGCGTACTCTTCATTGATAAGTTGGCGGAATAA
- the dnaB gene encoding replicative DNA helicase (Derived by automated computational analysis using gene prediction method: Protein Homology. GO_function: GO:0003678 - DNA helicase activity [Evidence IEA]; GO_process: GO:0006260 - DNA replication [Evidence IEA]) produces the protein MSLNKENQILERIPPHSLEAEESLLGCLLIDKDAIIKVADTVLPQDFYKEAHQTIFEVIKELYGNQESIDIITVSNRLEEKKKLTAIGGRSTLARLSNSVATSANVSNYADIIQRKATLRRLQQASSEIMTLSYDEERDIDDVLDETEKKIFAVSRKYLKNAFLPIDSLLSEAFERIDDLHKRSGSGLRGLATGFSDLDNLLAGLQKSDLIILAARPSVGKTSLALDVARQAAIKNKVGVGIFSLEMSKDQLVDRMLCSQAGVNLWKMRTGNLSDSGENNDFEKIADAMGKLAEAQIYIDDSGSLSIMEIRAKCRRLQMEKGLGLIIIDYLQLMEGNGRYGDNRVQEIAEISRGLKSIARELNIPVLALAQLSRAVEATSPAIPKLSHLRDSGSIEQDADIVMFIYRKAADRNYNLADLPADERYKAEIHVAKHRNGPVGKIDLYFEEATASFHNLSHAPEQQ, from the coding sequence ATGAGCTTAAATAAAGAAAACCAAATCTTAGAAAGAATCCCGCCGCACAGCCTGGAGGCGGAAGAATCTTTATTGGGGTGTCTGCTGATTGATAAGGACGCCATTATTAAAGTTGCTGACACTGTCCTCCCTCAAGATTTTTATAAAGAAGCTCACCAAACAATTTTTGAGGTTATCAAAGAGCTTTACGGCAACCAAGAATCCATTGATATTATTACCGTCTCTAACCGCTTGGAAGAAAAGAAAAAGCTAACGGCGATTGGCGGACGTTCTACTTTAGCCAGACTTTCTAATTCCGTCGCCACCTCTGCCAATGTTTCCAACTATGCCGACATCATCCAACGCAAAGCTACGCTGCGGCGCCTACAACAAGCGTCTTCGGAGATTATGACTTTAAGTTACGATGAAGAAAGAGACATTGACGATGTCTTAGATGAAACGGAAAAGAAAATTTTTGCAGTGAGCCGTAAATATTTAAAAAATGCTTTCTTGCCAATTGACAGCTTACTAAGCGAAGCTTTTGAACGTATTGACGATTTACATAAACGTTCCGGCAGCGGCTTACGCGGCTTAGCTACCGGCTTTAGCGATTTAGATAATTTATTAGCCGGCTTACAAAAATCGGATTTAATTATTTTAGCGGCCCGGCCATCGGTGGGAAAAACTTCCTTGGCTTTAGATGTTGCCCGCCAAGCAGCGATTAAGAATAAAGTCGGGGTCGGTATTTTTTCTTTGGAAATGAGTAAGGATCAATTAGTAGACCGTATGCTCTGCTCTCAAGCCGGTGTGAACCTTTGGAAGATGCGCACTGGCAATTTGAGCGACAGTGGTGAAAATAACGATTTTGAAAAAATTGCTGATGCGATGGGCAAGTTGGCGGAAGCGCAAATCTATATTGATGATTCCGGCTCACTTTCAATTATGGAAATTAGAGCCAAGTGTCGGCGCTTACAGATGGAAAAAGGTTTAGGTTTAATTATTATTGACTACTTGCAGTTAATGGAAGGCAACGGCCGCTATGGCGACAACCGCGTCCAAGAAATTGCCGAAATCAGCCGTGGTTTAAAATCAATTGCCCGCGAACTTAATATCCCGGTGCTCGCCTTAGCCCAGCTCTCGCGCGCCGTGGAAGCAACATCACCGGCCATCCCTAAACTCTCTCACTTGCGCGACTCGGGCTCAATTGAGCAAGATGCCGATATTGTGATGTTTATTTACAGAAAAGCGGCGGACAGAAACTACAACCTCGCCGATCTCCCGGCCGATGAACGTTACAAGGCGGAAATCCATGTGGCTAAACATCGCAATGGCCCAGTCGGCAAAATTGATTTATACTTTGAAGAGGCGACTGCCAGTTTCCATAACTTGTCGCACGCCCCTGAACAACAGTAA
- a CDS encoding YbaB/EbfC family nucleoid-associated protein (Derived by automated computational analysis using gene prediction method: Protein Homology. GO_function: GO:0003677 - DNA binding [Evidence IEA]), translating to MFNKLKQFKDLRQQAKTMQDVLEKESITEEKNGIKVVMNGNMEITELTITSEAGKDELARQTKTVVNDAIKKVQRLMAKKMQEMGGIPGMN from the coding sequence ATGTTCAACAAATTAAAACAATTTAAAGACCTACGCCAACAAGCTAAGACGATGCAAGACGTTCTAGAAAAAGAGAGCATCACTGAAGAAAAAAATGGCATTAAAGTAGTAATGAACGGTAACATGGAAATTACCGAGTTAACTATCACCAGTGAGGCTGGTAAAGACGAGCTTGCTCGCCAAACCAAAACTGTTGTTAATGACGCGATTAAAAAAGTACAACGTTTGATGGCGAAGAAGATGCAAGAGATGGGTGGCATCCCGGGAATGAACTAA
- the murA gene encoding UDP-N-acetylglucosamine 1-carboxyvinyltransferase (Derived by automated computational analysis using gene prediction method: Protein Homology. GO_function: GO:0008760 - UDP-N-acetylglucosamine 1-carboxyvinyltransferase activity [Evidence IEA]; GO_process: GO:0009252 - peptidoglycan biosynthetic process [Evidence IEA]), with translation MPKFVIKGGNRLSGEIAVSGAKNSALKIIPAAILSKETLTIENLPLIEDVDRSLELLETLGAEIERSEHRAIISTKNIKTSQLDEKMADKFRGSIMFVGPLLARFGEAKFPHPGGCVIGAGERPIDLFLAGYKAFGAEIDESSGEYYHIKAEKLGPANYFFPLVSVTATESMLMTAAIVPGKTVLKNCAMEPEIEALAEYLNGQGAKITGAGSPTIIIEGTKNLGAGTFTVIPDRIETGSFAILAAVTQSEITITHCNPEHVMTLLVILKDVGVNFEFGPDWIRVKPNGYLKSHSIKTHEYPGFATDLQSPYVVLMTQAEGTCLVHETIYDRRLIWTDMLSQMGADITMCDPHRVVINGPTKLRGKRLISPDLRAGIALVIAGLVAEGQTEIDNIYQIDRGYEKLEERLAKIGADIKRVE, from the coding sequence ATGCCTAAATTTGTTATTAAGGGCGGCAATCGCTTGAGTGGGGAGATTGCTGTTTCAGGAGCCAAAAATTCGGCTTTAAAAATTATTCCCGCCGCGATTTTATCAAAAGAAACCTTAACGATTGAAAATCTTCCCCTAATTGAAGATGTGGATCGCTCTTTAGAGCTGCTCGAAACTTTAGGCGCCGAGATTGAAAGATCGGAACATCGGGCAATAATTAGTACTAAAAACATCAAGACTTCCCAGCTTGATGAAAAAATGGCGGATAAATTTCGCGGTTCAATCATGTTTGTCGGCCCCTTATTAGCTCGTTTTGGCGAGGCTAAATTTCCTCACCCCGGTGGTTGTGTTATCGGTGCCGGCGAACGTCCGATTGATTTATTCTTAGCCGGCTACAAAGCTTTTGGTGCGGAAATTGATGAAAGCTCCGGTGAATACTATCACATCAAAGCGGAAAAATTGGGTCCGGCTAATTATTTTTTCCCTTTAGTGAGTGTGACGGCAACCGAAAGTATGTTAATGACGGCGGCAATTGTCCCTGGTAAAACTGTACTAAAGAATTGTGCGATGGAGCCAGAAATTGAAGCGCTCGCCGAATACTTAAACGGCCAGGGCGCTAAAATTACCGGTGCCGGATCACCAACCATAATTATTGAGGGTACTAAAAATTTAGGCGCCGGCACTTTTACAGTTATTCCCGATCGCATTGAGACCGGTTCGTTTGCGATTTTAGCGGCCGTCACCCAATCAGAGATTACTATTACCCACTGCAACCCTGAACATGTTATGACCCTGCTCGTAATCTTAAAGGATGTGGGCGTGAATTTTGAATTCGGCCCCGACTGGATTAGAGTGAAGCCCAATGGCTACTTAAAGTCTCATAGCATTAAAACCCATGAATACCCCGGTTTTGCGACGGACTTACAATCACCCTATGTGGTTTTAATGACTCAAGCCGAAGGGACCTGCTTGGTTCACGAAACTATTTATGACCGCCGTTTGATTTGGACGGATATGTTGTCGCAGATGGGGGCCGATATTACGATGTGCGATCCGCACCGAGTCGTTATTAACGGACCGACCAAGCTACGCGGTAAGCGCTTAATTTCTCCAGATTTACGGGCCGGAATCGCTTTAGTAATTGCCGGCCTGGTGGCCGAAGGGCAAACGGAAATTGATAATATTTACCAAATTGATCGCGGTTACGAAAAACTAGAAGAGCGTTTGGCTAAAATCGGCGCTGATATTAAGCGGGTTGAATAA
- the mtaB gene encoding tRNA (N(6)-L-threonylcarbamoyladenosine(37)-C(2))- methylthiotransferase MtaB (Derived by automated computational analysis using gene prediction method: Protein Homology. GO_function: GO:0051539 - 4 iron, 4 sulfur cluster binding [Evidence IEA]; GO_function: GO:1904047 - S-adenosyl-L-methionine binding [Evidence IEA]; GO_process: GO:0006400 - tRNA modification [Evidence IEA]) encodes MKNLNFYSLALGCKVNQYDLALLKKEFLDRGWRHDKNNPALVIINTCAVTKKAITKDRQVYHKLKNLYPQARFLLMGCWPQTALDLTAEGDDLIFWGVGDNAGLLKKLASLFPSLNDLPVSESGLLVPSDRSRYFLKVGDGCNQFCTYCVIPYARGRIKSRPTAELIAEAEAATEAGYGEIVLSGIHLGRYGEDLQGDNSLVNLLKKLLEIKDLGRLRLSSIEINEVDESLIALMKAQPQICRHLHISLQSGCDKILKTMNRPYNTDYFRQRVKLLRAAMPEIAISTDIIVGFPGENEEDFNDTLSFAREMGFSKIHVFPFSAHEQTPAFKLPNKVSAAEKKDRAAQLRKMSDELAANYYQELTKKLREKEILVVVEQGPDGLVGKTEFHFDIPVSSDRPLINKLQSVPADL; translated from the coding sequence ATGAAAAACCTTAATTTTTATAGCTTAGCGCTGGGTTGTAAAGTCAATCAGTATGACCTGGCTTTACTCAAAAAAGAATTTTTGGATCGCGGTTGGCGACATGATAAAAATAACCCGGCCCTAGTAATTATCAATACTTGCGCGGTCACAAAAAAAGCCATCACTAAGGATCGCCAAGTTTATCATAAGTTAAAAAATCTGTACCCGCAGGCGCGCTTTTTGCTGATGGGCTGCTGGCCGCAGACCGCTCTTGATTTAACAGCCGAGGGGGATGATTTAATATTTTGGGGGGTCGGCGATAATGCTGGACTCTTAAAAAAACTAGCTTCACTTTTTCCCAGTCTTAATGATTTGCCGGTATCTGAAAGTGGTCTTTTAGTGCCCTCCGATCGTTCCCGCTATTTTTTGAAAGTTGGCGACGGTTGTAACCAATTTTGTACTTACTGTGTGATTCCTTACGCTCGCGGTCGCATCAAGAGTCGCCCGACCGCAGAGTTAATTGCGGAAGCTGAGGCGGCGACGGAAGCTGGTTATGGGGAAATTGTTTTATCGGGAATACATTTGGGGCGTTACGGTGAAGATTTACAAGGTGATAATTCTTTAGTTAACCTTTTGAAAAAATTATTAGAGATTAAGGATTTGGGCCGTTTGCGTCTAAGCTCCATTGAAATAAATGAAGTTGATGAGTCTTTAATTGCTTTAATGAAGGCGCAACCGCAGATTTGCCGTCACTTACATATCTCGTTGCAATCCGGATGCGATAAGATTTTGAAGACGATGAACCGCCCTTATAATACTGATTATTTTCGACAGCGCGTAAAACTATTGAGAGCGGCTATGCCCGAGATTGCTATCTCCACTGATATTATTGTCGGTTTTCCAGGTGAGAATGAAGAAGATTTTAATGATACTTTGAGCTTTGCCAGAGAGATGGGCTTTAGCAAAATTCATGTTTTTCCTTTTTCGGCTCATGAACAAACTCCGGCTTTTAAATTGCCGAATAAAGTTTCGGCGGCCGAGAAGAAAGATCGCGCTGCCCAGTTACGGAAAATGTCTGATGAGTTGGCTGCCAATTATTATCAAGAGCTCACTAAAAAACTTCGGGAAAAAGAAATATTGGTGGTGGTGGAGCAGGGTCCTGATGGTTTGGTAGGGAAGACAGAATTTCATTTTGATATTCCGGTTTCTTCGGACCGACCATTAATCAATAAATTACAGAGCGTACCGGCAGATTTGTAA
- the fmt gene encoding methionyl-tRNA formyltransferase (Derived by automated computational analysis using gene prediction method: Protein Homology. GO_component: GO:0005737 - cytoplasm [Evidence IEA]; GO_function: GO:0004479 - methionyl-tRNA formyltransferase activity [Evidence IEA]; GO_process: GO:0006431 - methionyl-tRNA aminoacylation [Evidence IEA]) yields the protein MSSDKITIVFAGTPEFAQPSLESLATDTRFEILGVITQPDRPAGRGQKLAPSAIKQTAYKLGLPVWQPTRIKDLAADLKKLAPDFLVVVAYGQILPLEILEIPKQGAINLHGSLLPKYRGAACVAAPILNGDPVSGVTIMLMDVGLDSGPILDQKTINLDSRETAATLHDKLSQLGASRLGDVLADFYTGKITPKNQPLVGISYFPTLNKEAGLINWRKEALLLDREVRAYYPWPGSFTTWSGRRLKIIRAEVWEGENLEEGLSGAVLMVDKKLLVSCGQGFLNILELQLEGSRSLTAVDFLSGHGQIIGSRLGL from the coding sequence ATGAGCTCTGATAAAATAACAATTGTTTTTGCCGGCACCCCGGAATTCGCCCAGCCTAGTCTAGAAAGCTTAGCGACTGATACCCGTTTTGAAATTTTAGGGGTGATTACCCAACCGGACCGGCCGGCCGGGCGCGGCCAAAAGCTCGCTCCAAGCGCCATTAAACAGACAGCGTATAAATTAGGATTACCGGTTTGGCAACCTACCCGGATTAAAGATTTAGCCGCTGATTTAAAAAAGTTAGCGCCGGATTTTTTAGTGGTGGTCGCTTACGGACAAATCTTACCTTTAGAAATTTTAGAGATTCCCAAACAGGGAGCGATTAATCTTCATGGTTCCCTGTTGCCTAAATACCGAGGGGCCGCTTGTGTGGCGGCACCGATTTTAAACGGCGATCCGGTAAGCGGCGTAACGATTATGCTTATGGATGTGGGGTTAGACAGTGGCCCGATTCTAGATCAGAAAACAATCAATTTAGACTCCAGAGAAACCGCGGCCACTCTTCATGACAAGTTAAGCCAGCTAGGCGCCAGTCGTTTAGGCGATGTCTTGGCGGATTTCTATACTGGAAAAATTACCCCCAAAAACCAACCCTTGGTCGGTATTTCCTATTTTCCAACTTTAAATAAAGAAGCCGGTTTAATAAATTGGCGCAAAGAAGCGCTGCTTTTAGACCGCGAAGTGCGAGCCTACTACCCGTGGCCGGGAAGTTTCACCACCTGGAGTGGACGCCGGCTGAAAATAATCCGCGCTGAAGTCTGGGAGGGTGAAAATTTAGAAGAGGGGTTATCGGGAGCCGTTTTAATGGTTGATAAAAAATTATTAGTTAGCTGTGGACAAGGGTTTTTAAATATATTAGAATTACAACTTGAAGGTAGCCGGTCTTTAACTGCGGTTGACTTTTTAAGCGGTCACGGGCAAATTATTGGCAGTCGGCTTGGCCTTTAG
- the rplU gene encoding 50S ribosomal protein L21 (Derived by automated computational analysis using gene prediction method: Protein Homology. GO_component: GO:0000311 - plastid large ribosomal subunit [Evidence IEA]; GO_component: GO:0022625 - cytosolic large ribosomal subunit [Evidence IEA]; GO_function: GO:0003735 - structural constituent of ribosome [Evidence IEA]; GO_process: GO:0006412 - translation [Evidence IEA]) yields MKIAIIKTGGKQYCVKEGQTIKIEKLEAAPGTVVKFDTLLVSGEDAEDLELGTPSLGEKVSGEVLETFKDDKVTVVKYKNKTRYKKTTGHRQLQTMVKIKTIV; encoded by the coding sequence ATGAAAATTGCAATTATTAAAACTGGCGGGAAACAATACTGCGTTAAAGAAGGCCAAACGATTAAAATTGAAAAATTGGAAGCCGCACCGGGAACGGTGGTTAAATTTGACACTCTCTTAGTGTCTGGTGAAGATGCCGAAGATTTAGAGTTAGGCACGCCGTCTTTAGGAGAGAAGGTAAGCGGTGAGGTTCTAGAAACTTTCAAAGATGATAAAGTTACGGTCGTAAAGTATAAAAACAAAACCCGTTACAAGAAAACTACCGGTCATCGTCAACTACAGACAATGGTTAAAATAAAAACAATCGTTTAA
- a CDS encoding hypothetical protein (Derived by automated computational analysis using gene prediction method: GeneMarkS-2+.), protein MKNQEPSSLAEILKNKSKASVVKPPAYDWQEKALWVIKELTVPPAKKSSVFQICKKTPPHIVERAVNDTKELMPTGEKWRYFFKIISASK, encoded by the coding sequence ATGAAGAACCAGGAGCCGTCGTCACTGGCGGAGATTCTCAAAAATAAAAGTAAGGCCTCGGTGGTAAAACCGCCTGCTTATGACTGGCAAGAAAAAGCTTTATGGGTGATTAAAGAATTAACTGTTCCACCCGCGAAAAAATCCTCAGTTTTTCAAATATGTAAAAAAACTCCCCCTCATATTGTGGAGCGGGCCGTCAATGATACTAAAGAATTGATGCCGACTGGAGAAAAGTGGCGCTACTTCTTTAAAATTATTTCCGCGTCAAAATAA
- the recR gene encoding recombination mediator RecR (Derived by automated computational analysis using gene prediction method: Protein Homology. GO_process: GO:0006281 - DNA repair [Evidence IEA]; GO_process: GO:0006310 - DNA recombination [Evidence IEA]) produces the protein MRFPRAIKRAIEAFSTLPSVGPKTAERYVFYLLSGRPEKTEELIQALSELRSGVTTCHECLALAEQDPCPICVDSKREQTLLCIVENTQDREVIEATGQYHGRYFILGGLIDTITKVQPSDLNVRALVKSLKAQPVKEIILGLNFTLEGETTALYLKKLLENYPAKITRLARGLPAGSDLEYADEMTLKNALEYRNEIK, from the coding sequence ATGCGTTTCCCTCGCGCCATTAAAAGAGCGATTGAAGCTTTTTCAACTCTGCCCAGTGTCGGCCCAAAAACGGCTGAGCGCTATGTTTTTTATTTGCTCAGTGGAAGACCGGAAAAAACGGAAGAGTTAATTCAAGCTTTAAGCGAACTCAGAAGTGGCGTCACCACCTGTCATGAGTGCCTGGCTCTCGCCGAACAAGATCCTTGTCCAATCTGCGTTGATTCTAAACGCGAGCAAACGCTTCTCTGTATTGTGGAAAATACCCAAGACCGAGAAGTGATTGAAGCGACCGGACAATATCACGGCCGTTATTTTATTCTTGGCGGTCTGATTGATACCATCACCAAAGTACAGCCATCTGATTTGAATGTGAGGGCGCTTGTTAAATCTTTAAAAGCGCAGCCGGTAAAAGAAATTATTCTGGGTTTGAATTTTACGCTCGAAGGGGAAACAACGGCGCTGTATTTAAAAAAATTGTTAGAAAACTATCCGGCCAAAATTACACGCCTGGCCCGCGGCTTACCGGCCGGCTCCGATTTGGAATACGCCGATGAGATGACTTTAAAAAATGCTTTAGAATACCGAAACGAAATCAAATAA